One window of Acidobacteriota bacterium genomic DNA carries:
- a CDS encoding 50S ribosomal protein L7/L12 yields MAADLNQIADSLSSLTVMEAAELVKMLEEKWGVSAAAPVAVAAVPGAAAGPAAEEEKDEFDVILTDIGPKKINVIKVVRELTSLGLKEAKELVESAPKAVKEGVTKQEAEEIKKKFEEVGAKVEVK; encoded by the coding sequence ATGGCTGCAGATCTCAACCAGATTGCCGACTCGCTCAGCTCGCTGACCGTCATGGAGGCCGCGGAGCTGGTGAAGATGCTCGAGGAGAAGTGGGGCGTCTCCGCCGCGGCTCCGGTGGCGGTGGCGGCGGTGCCGGGGGCGGCCGCGGGGCCGGCGGCCGAGGAAGAGAAGGACGAGTTCGACGTCATTCTCACCGACATCGGCCCCAAGAAGATCAACGTGATCAAGGTGGTCCGCGAGCTGACGAGCCTGGGCCTGAAGGAGGCGAAGGAGCTCGTGGAGTCGGCGCCGAAGGCGGTCAAGGAAGGCGTCACGAAGCAGGAAGCCGAGGAGATCAAGAAGAAGTTCGAGGAAGTCGGAGCCAAGGTGGAGGTGAAGTAA